A single genomic interval of Daucus carota subsp. sativus chromosome 1, DH1 v3.0, whole genome shotgun sequence harbors:
- the LOC108195570 gene encoding uncharacterized protein LOC108195570 isoform X1, with product MDRVKDQQQRQLFKQSTWPEFEGYFILFPHQLSSEAGELPGELSSILHVIGQIFPSHQKVWVRSKSLLDSGRGSFTLSSRISGGRRSRKNGSESSGTLGGQHWKKRHHKVTSQRQFNLKTEVGRHDKLDMQLIPLKLLVPHERKEFATNLLKNMNPKDTQ from the exons ATGGACAGAGTCAAAGATCAACAACAAAGGCAATTGTTTAAACAATCAACATGGCCCGAGTTTGAAG GGTACTTCATCCTCTTCCCGCACCAACTCAGTTCAGAGGCTGGGGAGTTACCAGGCGAACTAAGTTCAATTCTTCATGTTATCGGTCAGATTTTCCCCTCACATCAGAAAGTTTGGGTTAGATCAAAGTCTTTGTTGGATAGCGGCCGAGGAAG CTTTACTCTTTCAAGCAGGATTTCTGGTGGTCGAAGGAGCAGAAAAAAT GGCTCAGAGTCATCGGGGACATTGGGTGGACAACATTGGAAGAAGAGGCATCATAAAGTTACCTCCCAGAGACAATTTAATCTCAAGACAGAG GTCGGGCGACATGACAAGCTCGATATGCAACTCATCCCATTGAAGCTACTTGTGCCGCACGAGAGAAAGGAATTTGCAACGAATCTGCTTAAGAACATGAATCCTAAGGACACTCAGTGA
- the LOC108195570 gene encoding uncharacterized protein LOC108195570 isoform X2, whose translation MDRVKDQQQRQLFKQSTWPEFEGYFILFPHQLSSEAGELPGELSSILHVIGQIFPSHQKVWVRSKSLLDSGRGRISGGRRSRKNGSESSGTLGGQHWKKRHHKVTSQRQFNLKTEVGRHDKLDMQLIPLKLLVPHERKEFATNLLKNMNPKDTQ comes from the exons ATGGACAGAGTCAAAGATCAACAACAAAGGCAATTGTTTAAACAATCAACATGGCCCGAGTTTGAAG GGTACTTCATCCTCTTCCCGCACCAACTCAGTTCAGAGGCTGGGGAGTTACCAGGCGAACTAAGTTCAATTCTTCATGTTATCGGTCAGATTTTCCCCTCACATCAGAAAGTTTGGGTTAGATCAAAGTCTTTGTTGGATAGCGGCCGAGGAAG GATTTCTGGTGGTCGAAGGAGCAGAAAAAAT GGCTCAGAGTCATCGGGGACATTGGGTGGACAACATTGGAAGAAGAGGCATCATAAAGTTACCTCCCAGAGACAATTTAATCTCAAGACAGAG GTCGGGCGACATGACAAGCTCGATATGCAACTCATCCCATTGAAGCTACTTGTGCCGCACGAGAGAAAGGAATTTGCAACGAATCTGCTTAAGAACATGAATCCTAAGGACACTCAGTGA
- the LOC108195570 gene encoding uncharacterized protein LOC108195570 isoform X3 produces the protein MDRVKDQQQRQLFKQSTWPEFEGYFILFPHQLSSEAGELPGELSSILHVIGQIFPSHQKVWVRSKSLLDSGRGSFTLSSRISGGRRSRKNGSESSGTLGGQHWKKRHHKVTSQRQFNLKTEPSLHSIVQPQMKRSDQLRSILH, from the exons ATGGACAGAGTCAAAGATCAACAACAAAGGCAATTGTTTAAACAATCAACATGGCCCGAGTTTGAAG GGTACTTCATCCTCTTCCCGCACCAACTCAGTTCAGAGGCTGGGGAGTTACCAGGCGAACTAAGTTCAATTCTTCATGTTATCGGTCAGATTTTCCCCTCACATCAGAAAGTTTGGGTTAGATCAAAGTCTTTGTTGGATAGCGGCCGAGGAAG CTTTACTCTTTCAAGCAGGATTTCTGGTGGTCGAAGGAGCAGAAAAAAT GGCTCAGAGTCATCGGGGACATTGGGTGGACAACATTGGAAGAAGAGGCATCATAAAGTTACCTCCCAGAGACAATTTAATCTCAAGACAGAG CCTTCTCTCCACTCTATTGTGCAGCCTCAGATGAAAAGAAGTGACCAATTAAGATCAATTCTGCATTAA
- the LOC108195570 gene encoding uncharacterized protein LOC108195570 isoform X4: protein MDRVKDQQQRQLFKQSTWPEFEGYFILFPHQLSSEAGELPGELSSILHVIGQIFPSHQKVWVRSKSLLDSGRGSFTLSSRISGGRRSRKNGSESSGTLGGQHWKKRHHKVTSQRQFNLKTEIMGELAVYVLL from the exons ATGGACAGAGTCAAAGATCAACAACAAAGGCAATTGTTTAAACAATCAACATGGCCCGAGTTTGAAG GGTACTTCATCCTCTTCCCGCACCAACTCAGTTCAGAGGCTGGGGAGTTACCAGGCGAACTAAGTTCAATTCTTCATGTTATCGGTCAGATTTTCCCCTCACATCAGAAAGTTTGGGTTAGATCAAAGTCTTTGTTGGATAGCGGCCGAGGAAG CTTTACTCTTTCAAGCAGGATTTCTGGTGGTCGAAGGAGCAGAAAAAAT GGCTCAGAGTCATCGGGGACATTGGGTGGACAACATTGGAAGAAGAGGCATCATAAAGTTACCTCCCAGAGACAATTTAATCTCAAGACAGAG ATAATGGGAGAGCTAGCTGTCTATGTTCTTTTGTGA